The following proteins are co-located in the Alcaligenes faecalis genome:
- the dnaQ gene encoding DNA polymerase III subunit epsilon, producing the protein MRQIILDTETTGLEPREGHRIVEVGGVELFNRKLTGRHLHLYLNPDRDSDPEALAIHGLTTEFLAGHPRFKDVVDQVLDFVQGAEVIIHNASFDTRFLDAELQKVGKGPFSQYCDSITDSLLVAREMHPGKRNSLDALCERYGISNSHRTLHGALLDSELLADVWLAMTRGQDALLMDFDESDGQGGDGNDLSLGKFDPSVLKVLRASEADQAEHEKYMDVLEKQNKKPPMWREMLNPAAE; encoded by the coding sequence ATGCGTCAAATTATTCTGGATACTGAAACCACCGGTCTGGAGCCACGCGAGGGGCACCGAATTGTTGAAGTGGGTGGGGTCGAGTTGTTCAACCGTAAATTGACGGGCCGCCATCTGCACTTGTATCTGAACCCGGATAGGGACTCTGATCCCGAGGCTTTGGCCATTCATGGTCTGACCACGGAGTTTCTGGCCGGCCATCCACGTTTCAAGGATGTGGTCGATCAGGTGCTGGATTTTGTGCAGGGCGCGGAAGTCATTATTCATAATGCCTCCTTTGATACCCGCTTTCTGGACGCTGAATTGCAGAAGGTAGGCAAGGGACCGTTCTCGCAATACTGCGACAGCATTACTGACTCCTTGCTGGTGGCGCGGGAAATGCACCCTGGCAAGCGCAACTCTTTGGATGCCTTGTGCGAACGCTACGGTATTTCCAACTCTCACCGTACCTTGCACGGCGCTTTGCTGGACTCGGAATTGTTGGCCGACGTCTGGCTGGCCATGACGCGGGGGCAGGACGCGTTGTTGATGGACTTTGACGAGTCTGATGGTCAAGGTGGTGATGGCAACGATTTGAGCCTGGGCAAGTTTGATCCCAGTGTGCTCAAAGTGTTGCGTGCGTCCGAAGCTGATCAGGCCGAGCACGAGAAATACATGGACGTGTTGGAAAAACAGAACAAGAAGCCGCCCATGTGGCGCGAGATGCTCAATCCAGCAGCAGAGTAA